In Silene latifolia isolate original U9 population chromosome 3, ASM4854445v1, whole genome shotgun sequence, a single window of DNA contains:
- the LOC141646663 gene encoding acyl carrier protein 2, mitochondrial-like, which yields MATMIRSSILKLMRVTIAANHVFQNPRSSFSVSSAINNAFFRRQFSTSEEVRGSFLDKSEVTDRVLSVVKNFQKIDPSKVTTNAHFQKDLGLDSLDTVEIVMALEEEFRFEIPDNEADKISSINMAVDFIASHPQAK from the exons ATGGCGACGATGATAAGAAGCTCAATCCTTAAGCTAATGCGAGTAACAATTGCAGCAAACCATGTCTTCCAAAATCCCAGATCATCATTCTCTGTTTCTTCCGCCATCAACAACGCTTTCTTCCGCCGTCAATTCTCGACATCCGAGGAAGTTCGTGGTTCTTTCCTCGACAAATCCGAAGTTACTGATCGTGTTCTTTCCGTCGTCAAAAATTTCCAGAAAATCGATCCTTCTAAG GTTACAACTAATGCACACTTCCAGAAAGATCTTGGGCTGGATAGTTTGGACACAGTCGAAATCGTGATGGCACTCGAGGAAGAGTTTCGTTTTGAGATCCCGGACAACGAAGCAGACAAGATCAGCTCCATCAACATGGCTGTTGATTTCATTGCATCTCACCCTCAGGCTAAGTAA